A stretch of DNA from Acidisarcina sp.:
GAAGGAACCGCGACAATTCATAGACGTGGTGAACAACCCAGTCCCCTGCCAATATATTGCGCAGAATGTGAAGAGCAAGATAGCCGAGGTGATCGATTCTGTTTAGCGCCGGAAACTTGATCTCCTCCAATGTCCTGCTTACTCGTCGATTCCACAATAGTTCAACGTCCGCAACCGGTAACATCAAGATAGGTTCATTCCATAGACAAAAGTGAAGCTCGATGGAAAGCGGCATATCCGGGTCGAACGGATTTCCTCGCCACGCCCAAGACCCACGGCGAATCATCGCAGGGAGATGATCGGCGCGACTATATTCCATGGACCTCTCCGCTTCATAGCCGATGCCTTCCAGCGCAGTCTTTGCGCGTTCCAACCCTTCCAATGGGCAAAACAAATCAAGATCAGATTGAGTTCGGAGGCGAGGATTCTTTACATAATCTGGAGATTGAGTGAATCCCTTGAGCACCATAAATTCGATATGTGCTCTCTCCAGTGCTGCTGCAGCCTCTTCGTAAGTTCTCTTGACACGTTCAAACCGCGCTTCGTTGTCGGCCACATTTCTCTTTAGCCGTTCTGCTACCCATTGCGGGAAGCCGTCACTTCGCACTTCAGAAAGAAATAAGGTTAGATGTGCTAGATCTGCGACTTCAAGCAGTTGGCTCCACTGATTCGCAGTCAACTCCTGCAGTGCCGTTGTACTTGCACCTTTGAGCTGGAGTGCAGCCATCAGAGCAATAAACTCGGGTTGGACTCGCGAAACCGGAATTCTGTTGCAGATATTTTGTGTGTTCATCGAGGTTCACCGCCCAGAGTTTGCGAGTAGTTCAAGCCGCTCTACGGCCCAATCCAAATCCTTGTAGCGCAGCTCGAACGTCTCTGCCTCGAGCACCCGCCGAATTGCAGCCTCCTGCGCAGAATAGGAATCGACTGTTTTGATCAGATCATGGATGAATCGCTGCAACAGCCGCTCCTTGGCTAGAGGAAGGAGTTTCGGGCTTCCCACATCGCGCCGGTTGAGGAAGACGATGTACTCGACTGACGCGGAATCGGCCGTAGCCAACGCAGGAAGCTCGACCATAGGAACCTCGATGGAGGGCTTGCCGACCGCACGGGGAGTAACGGTTCGTCCTTCTATTTCCGGGAAGAGTTCAGCAGCGGTAACTCGGAAACGAATCTGATGTGAATTCCCGACGACTATACGATCATCACGGTTTAAAGGAACATAAGTTGCATCATCCGATGTATATGTCCATCCTGCACGAACACACGCGAATGCCAGAGAAGATTTTCCGGCGCCCGAGTCACCGCATAGCAGCACCCCCCGGCCCTCCAAGCTCACGCACGCAGCATGGAGCGGGGCAGCACGCAGAGAAGCAATCATCGAGTACCCTGCAGCCTCCAGCATGTGATATCTCAAGTACAAAGTCGAGTACGCGGTTGATCTCGTAACCCAACCAAAAGAACGACCTTCCTTGAGATTGCACACTACGAAGTTACGACTGTCTGCGATATTCAAGAGCAGGTTCCACTGAAGTCTGCAGAGCGGAGCCGGAGGTATTTCATGATCGCCTGAGTCCTCGGTTACTCCAATCTGGAGCACAAGGGGTGGCAGCGCAAACTTGAACTGAAAACGTCTCCAGCTTTCTCTGGCTGCCTCTATGACCGCAGGTGAATTAGTGGCAACTTCGATCGGAAAACCGAGGGGGAAATATAGAATCCGCAGCGGCAGAGCCGCATTCGCTAACAGCGGGTCACTGTCAGTTCTAGTCACGATGCCTTCTGCCATCTTTCCATTTGCATTGAGCATGTAGCCCTCGCCTTCATCTGTTCCTGCCTCAATCCCGGCGACTTCATCTCTCTCGGAAAAGCTCTTATCTATCTGTGCTGTCGTCGTTGCCTGTATAGATTCGTGGCTCTCCCAGAGAACCCGATGGTGGTAAATGCCGCAAATAAAGTACGATTGCCCACATATCTTCATCACTCAGAATTCCGCGCGAAGCCGGCATGCCAGAAGGCGAAACTCCATTCTCGATAACCCATTTCAACTGGCCGTCACTGTAGCTCTGAACCTCCTGCGATGCTAGAGAAGGAACTGGGGGAGACATTCTTGCCGCGAAGGGAACACCTGTATTCTGGCCATCCGCCCCATGACATACCACGCAGTAGAACCCAAACGCATGCTTGCCCATCTCCAGTGATTCGGCATCATCCTTCATCGGGTTTCTCACTTGCCTGTTGCCAACGGTCAGGTGATGTTTTATCCACTGCATCAACTGAATTTCACGCTTTCCGGGCGTTGAAACACGGCAGCCCCCCAGGGTAAGACAAATAATATTGATGGCGATGAGTTTAAAAGTACGTCGTCGCATTCCTTTGCCTACTTCACGTGGATAGTAAAGAGCATCGATCCGTGACCGCTTCCGCAAAACCTTCCACACTGTCCGCGATAATCTCCCGTAGTGGCTGGAGTAAATGTCACTTCGGATGTGCGCCCCTTAGATATGGTCTGATTGATGCCCAGTTCTCTAATCGTTAGGCTGTGAGAGACGTCGTCCGATATAAGCTCCAGCGTGACAGTTTCTCCATTCTTTACTGTGATCTCCGCAGGCACAAAGGCGAAACGATGTGCATGGACCTCTATCCTGCGACTTGTTTCATGAACCTCCGACGATGTTTGCAAATGGACAAGAACACCTGAAAGGCTCAGCGTAAGAATTAACCAGGAACAATTCATAGTGTTATGGAGTCCTCTATATCTCACATATCCCGCTCATATAAATGTTCTCTCTTATGGAACAAGAGTGTTGTTATGGTGCTAGGTACCGGAGAAGAAGTTGCTCGTCCTCGCGGGATAAGCGTGCCCGAACCCGCATGTGCATAATCACCGTTCCAGTGACCCGCGGTGCAAGGCTCATCGGGAGCGCGTGACAGCGTCCGCAGTTCGCGATAAAGACCTGTTCGCCTGTATTCGACGGGTTAGTTCGCGTTGAGGATGGCTTTTCTTTGACGGACTGGCGCGGTGATTCACCAATCTTCGACGAGCCACCTGCCATAGCCACTACGCAGAGAAGAATCAGGGAACCAATGCATGCGAGACAGGATTTCATCTTTCCCCCTCCCGCCAGAGTGGAAGACTGAATCGGTAGGTTAGTCCAACGTTCCAGACATTTATATTTCGGCTCACGCTAAAGCTTCTTCCGTAGCTCGAGACTATCCGGATGTCGTCGCGCAGGTAGTAGTTGATACCAACATCGGTGCGTTGCGTGTTGGTACGTGGCAGGCTGTTGCCACCACCATGCAACGGCACAACCTGCTGCATGCGCCCTACCACTTGAATGTGCCGCAAAAAGGACGGTATCGTAGGCCCCTCGAAAAGATAAGAGGTCTCCAGCCAGTATCCATTCCCGTTGTAGCTATAGTCGTACTCTGCCTTCAAGTCGAGATGTATAGCCTTGGGCTGCCAGGAGACATACGTGGCGACGCTGTTGATCTGATGGTTCTGAAGGACGCGTTGATAGGAAACACCCGCTTCAACACGCGGCTTTGGCCAATAGAGGCTTCCATCTCCGCCGGCAGCACGCCCGGAAACTAACTGCTCAATGTTGCTAGGCGCAGAAAAATAGGCAGTGTATTGGACGGTGTAGGATGGCATCTGCACAGCCACTCCGCGCAGCATGAGGCCATCTCCTGCTCCAGTCGGACGTGTACCAATGGTCGCAGTGATTGGAGCATCCTGAAGGTCTTTGATCCAGATCGGTTGTAACCGCTCGTTGTAGAGCCCGAAGGGAAGAAGGTATCTTCCAGCCGTAACAATTACGTACGAATTCATTAGCCAGTCGAACTGTGCGAACTCTATAGTCTTGAAGACTTTCCCTTTAAATGTGCCGTAAGTTCGGTTCTGATGTTGAAAGAAGCCAGTGAAGTCGACGCGAGATTCAAGAAGCACATGTCGCCCGAACGGTACAACTAGGACTGGATCGATCTGCGGCTCCAGCGAAGTCACTCCACCATTAACGCTGTGGACGTACCCCATTCCTCCGGAGAGCAGCGGCACATGTCCGGCATGGTCCTCCATCTCCTGCGCAGATAGAGTGAAAGAGGCTCCAGCAGCAAGCGCAAGACAAAATGCGATCTGTTGGAATTGGTGCAACATATCTATACCGCATTCCTAAAGAGGCTGCGCGCGCCCGATTCATTGCTTTAGGTATCTCCAAAGCAATAGAGCTGAGTATAGGAAGAACATAATTCGCATCTGTCATTGTGATGTCATTGCTTTGTCACGATTCGGCAATAGATGAGTAGCCGTACAGGTTAGCAATAAATATGAAGACTTGAAATCAGTACGGAGATAGATCGTGATCGGCTCTGGTCTGACAAGGCAAAAGGCAAAATGACACAAAGAGGACAACTCAATGACAAATCATTTGGCGTTTGTCAACGATACTGATGCTCATTTGTTACGGAGACATTGGAAGCGAAGGAGTCAAAGGTGGCTACTGTTGCACGGGAAGGCTCTTGGAGCATCTCAAGAGCGAAGCGATTTCTGGATGTCATGGCGTCACTTGTTGCCATCCTGCTACTCGCTCCATTCATACCTTTCCTGGCACTAATGGTGAAGTTGTCAACGAAGGATTCCATTATATTTACGCAACAGCGTGCCGGAAGGCATGGCAGGCTATTTACCATCTTCAAGTTTCGAACGATGAAGAGCTGCCTGACACTGGAAGGCAACCTTGCAATCACTGTTCGCGGCGATCCCCGCATTACGAGGCTAGGTGCCTTTCTCCGACGGCACAAGTTGGATGAACTGCCTCAGTTCTACAACGTGCTGAGGGGTGAAATGAGTCTGGTAGGGCCTCGTCCAAAGCTTCCGCATCACGTAGGCATGGAAATGCCTTTTCGCCCAGGTCTTACAGGCGCGGCAACGCTGGCATTCCACCGGGAGGAAGAGATGCTTCAGCTCATTCCTACTCATGAGCTGGATGGGTTCTATGAGAATACGGTAAAGCCGCTGAAGGCATGGCTTGATTGGGAGTATATGGAAAATGCCACGCTCTTCAGCGATCTTGCATTGATGATCCATACCATCATCGCTTGTATTGGCTTCGCATCGGAAGAGCCAGCGCGAGCACAGATCGCCGATACAAGTGACAATCCCATGACATATCTATGACAAAACAAGCCAACGAGTCATAGATACTCGGTTGCAACTTCTGTCCGTTTGGGAAGGCGGAATCACGATGATTGCAGATTCGGCGAAGAGCTCTTGTATTGGGATACTTGCTGCCAGCCTAGTAACCATTTGCACCTCGTTCGCTCAGAGTCCGGGAACGGGCGCTATTGTGGGCACAGTGACCGATCCTTCCAATGGCGCAGTCCCCAGCTCACAAGTATCGGTCGTCAACGATGGGACTCAGGCATTGCGCTCGGTAGTGACTTCAAATGAAGGACTGTTTAGGGCTTCTCTGCTTCCTCCCGGTGTGTACCGCGTGTCAGCAGAAGCACCTGGATTTGAGCGGAAGGTGGTCCACTCGGTACGTGTATTGGCAGGTGAAAGCACAACGATTGGGCTTAGGCTCACGATCGGAAAAGCAGACGAGACAGTGCAGGTGACAGCCAATCCGGAGTTACTGCAGACAGAGAGTTCCACCTTGGGCAGCGCAGTTGACGATCGAACTGTCCAGGCTCTTCCGCTTGCCAATCGCAATTACACGCAAATTCTTGCTCTATCGCCCGGTGTTGTTGTTGAACTTCCCAATGCGGCCGCATTGGGAAGGAATAACCAGAATGTTTCGGCGAATGGCGCAAAAACTACCGCCAACAATTTTCAGTTCAATGGAATAGACGCGAACAATCTGTCGCAGAACTCTGCTTCTGGCTACCAATCCGAAGTGGGGACGGCCATACCCGCCCCTGACACGGTCGAAGATTTCAGGGTGCAAACGGGCGGCTATGATGCCGGATATGGAAGAGGTACCGGAGCTAATGTGGACTTCATCAGCAAAACTGGCACCGATACATATCACGGCAGCCTATGGGAATTTCTGCGCAATGATGTATTGAATGCGAATGACTTCTTCGCAAAGAGGAACGGTCAGCCTCGTCCTGTTGTCAAGCAGAACCAGTTTGGATTTACCGTCGGCGGTCCTATCCGCCGCAACAAGGCGTTCTTTTTCGCAGGCTATCAAGGAACGATACAGAGAAACGGCGATTCCAGCCTCTCTCTTGTTACGGCAGTTCTTCCCCAGATTGGCGTGGATCGGTCTGCATCTGGACTCGGTGCGAAATTTTGTCCTGCGAACAATCCTGGCAACCCCGGTTATTTGACCTTTGCTGGCGGTCAACAGATCGCCTGCGATGGCTCCAACATGAATCCAGTTGCTCTAGCTTTTCTCAACTTCAAATTCAAAGATGGTAAATTTGCAATTCCCAACCCGCAGACAAATCTGCCGAACGATCCACAACAACTACCGATCGGCGAATCCACGTACTCGATACCTGCAGACTATCGCGAAGACCAATTCACTCTAAATGCAGACCAGACGCTATCGGCAAGGAACCAACTGGATGGGAGATTCTTTTACTCACGCGCTTCGACTGGCGAGCCATTCTCACCCTTTGGCGCTACTGTGCCTGGCTGGGGAACAAATGAGCTGGACCAGAACCACATGTTTGTTCTTTCGGACACGCACGTATTTAGCTCGAGCTTTGTAAATGTCATGCGGTTCGGCTACATGAGATTTGATGGCGACGCGGT
This window harbors:
- a CDS encoding nucleotidyltransferase family protein, with amino-acid sequence MNTQNICNRIPVSRVQPEFIALMAALQLKGASTTALQELTANQWSQLLEVADLAHLTLFLSEVRSDGFPQWVAERLKRNVADNEARFERVKRTYEEAAAALERAHIEFMVLKGFTQSPDYVKNPRLRTQSDLDLFCPLEGLERAKTALEGIGYEAERSMEYSRADHLPAMIRRGSWAWRGNPFDPDMPLSIELHFCLWNEPILMLPVADVELLWNRRVSRTLEEIKFPALNRIDHLGYLALHILRNILAGDWVVHHVYELSRFLHEHANDDGFWDEWTATHSNYQRSLEAIAFAHAKAWFRCDVHQSVDAEILQLSPGVAQWLRLFSGSSLEGMFRLNRDWVLLHAALLSTAKEKRAVLFRAIVPKKIPSRSSPAIGLRHRRTRKISTRPNIQYISYLVSRTVTQAYLVPAMLFHGFEWWLLQRQLGKRFWTFLGASFFLT
- a CDS encoding cytochrome c; translated protein: MRRRTFKLIAINIICLTLGGCRVSTPGKREIQLMQWIKHHLTVGNRQVRNPMKDDAESLEMGKHAFGFYCVVCHGADGQNTGVPFAARMSPPVPSLASQEVQSYSDGQLKWVIENGVSPSGMPASRGILSDEDMWAIVLYLRHLPPSGSLGEPRIYTGNDDSTDR
- a CDS encoding sugar transferase; this encodes MATVAREGSWSISRAKRFLDVMASLVAILLLAPFIPFLALMVKLSTKDSIIFTQQRAGRHGRLFTIFKFRTMKSCLTLEGNLAITVRGDPRITRLGAFLRRHKLDELPQFYNVLRGEMSLVGPRPKLPHHVGMEMPFRPGLTGAATLAFHREEEMLQLIPTHELDGFYENTVKPLKAWLDWEYMENATLFSDLALMIHTIIACIGFASEEPARAQIADTSDNPMTYL